DNA from Kitasatospora herbaricolor:
AGACGGCGGTGGCGGTGACGTTCTCGGTCAGGTGGTGCGTCACGCTGTTCAGCCAGGAGAGCAGTTGTGCGGGCCCGGCGCCGGTGGCGGCCAGGCCGCGCAGGGCGTTGCGGAGCGCGACCATGCCGGTGGCGGCGTCGATGCCGTGCCCGGCGACGTCGCCGACGCAGAGCAGGACGTGACCGGAGGGCAGATCGACGGTGTCGTACCAGTCACCGCCGACCAGGTGTTCCTTCTCGGCTGGGCGGTAGCGGACGGCGACCCGCAGGTCGTGCAGTTCCAGCGGGCCTCGGCTGGGCGGCATGATGGCGTGCTGGAGCTGCAGGGCGAGCCGGCTGCGTTCGGCGGACTGCTGTTCGGTTTGGGCGAGCTGGTCGCGGGTCGCGGCCAGCGCGACTTCGGTCCAGTGCTGGGAGGAGACGTCCTGGTAGGCGCCGCGGATGGCGGTGAGCCTGCCGTCCTGGTTCAGGACCGGTTCGGCGACCACCCGGATGTGGCGGGCGATGCCGTCCGCGCGTTTGAGGCGGAAGGCTGTCGACGCGGGGCGCTGGTGGTGCAGAAGGGTCCGCAGGAACCGGCCGATGGTGTGCTCGTCGTCCGCGTGGGCGTGGGCCGCAAGGTGCTCGATCGAGATGGGGTCGGCGGTGTGCGCCAGTCCGTAGAGGTCGAACAGGGTGTCGTTCCAGGCGATCTCGCCACTGCGGAGGTTCTGCTCGAATCCTCCGATGCGTCCGAGCCGCTGGGCGTGCTGGAGGAGGCTCGCGACCCGGGCCGTCCCGTCCATGGTCCGCCAGTGGACCACCACCTGGGTTCCGTGGCGGCTGATGTTCACTGCGGCCTCGGTGGCCAGCGGGACGCCGTCGACGAGCGCCGCAAGATGCATGGCCGGCGAGCGGAAGGGCTCACCGGTCGCGAGGACGTGTTCGATCTTCTCGAACAGTCCGCCCGACTCGGCGGCCAGCGGGTAGGCCTCCATGAGCCGGGCGCCGAGGATGGCGGTGCGGGGCCGGCCCGCGAAGTCGACGAAGCGGGGGTTGACGTGCTTGATCAGGTAGTCGGTCGGCAGGTGGGCCGTGTCGAAGACGGGCTGCAAGACCATGCACGGGTCCGGCAGCCCGTGGATCAGCTCCAGGAGTTCGGCCGTCTGCGGAGCGGCGGCCGGGTCGGTGTCGCCCGCCGGGCGGGACTCCAGGGCGGTCGCGCACAGCTCGGCCAGGGTTTCGAATTGGCGCTGCAGCGACTGCGACTGTGGCGGGAGCCCGTTCGGCCAGCAGATTTCGAGCACGCCCGTGATCCGGCCACCCACACCGGCCGGGACGGCGAGGCGGCCGCCGGTGATGTCCCGTTGCCCGATGGAAGGAAGCCGCGCCGCGTCCGGCGAATCGTACGCCGTGGCGGCGCGCTCGGTCAGCGCCCGGCGCGCCGGAGTGGGAACGCCGGGCGGGACGTGTCGCCAGAGCCGCGCCTCCTGCTCGCCGAAGCCGGCGCTGCCCGCCAGTGTCAGGGACTGATCGGCATTGGCCGACCAGATGGCCACCGCCTGTGCCCCGAGCGGCCGCAGGGCATGTTCGAGGACCGACTGGGCAACGGCCTGGACGTCATCGGCGATCAGCATCCCGGTCTCGGCGCTGCGCAGTCGCAGTCCCAACGACGGCTCGGCCGCCGTCGCGACGAAGTCGCGGGCGACGTCGGCTATCCGGTCGTGCGAGGCCTGGTTGACCAGGTCCGCGGCCAGTTCCAGGACGGAGACGTTCGACTGGGCGGCCAGGTCCTCCAGTTGACGGGAGGCATCCGCCGGGCCGTAACCGAGGCGCTCGACGAGGATGCCCTTGGCGAGTTCGACCAGGGCCCGACCGTCGGCCTCGGCCCGCGCCTGGGCCAG
Protein-coding regions in this window:
- a CDS encoding SpoIIE family protein phosphatase, which produces MSDPQQPPCADQTEDSDGAPVLPPFRAVGRSEAPADAGVVGRLTSTVERLSRELAQARAEADGRALVELAKGILVERLGYGPADASRQLEDLAAQSNVSVLELAADLVNQASHDRIADVARDFVATAAEPSLGLRLRSAETGMLIADDVQAVAQSVLEHALRPLGAQAVAIWSANADQSLTLAGSAGFGEQEARLWRHVPPGVPTPARRALTERAATAYDSPDAARLPSIGQRDITGGRLAVPAGVGGRITGVLEICWPNGLPPQSQSLQRQFETLAELCATALESRPAGDTDPAAAPQTAELLELIHGLPDPCMVLQPVFDTAHLPTDYLIKHVNPRFVDFAGRPRTAILGARLMEAYPLAAESGGLFEKIEHVLATGEPFRSPAMHLAALVDGVPLATEAAVNISRHGTQVVVHWRTMDGTARVASLLQHAQRLGRIGGFEQNLRSGEIAWNDTLFDLYGLAHTADPISIEHLAAHAHADDEHTIGRFLRTLLHHQRPASTAFRLKRADGIARHIRVVAEPVLNQDGRLTAIRGAYQDVSSQHWTEVALAATRDQLAQTEQQSAERSRLALQLQHAIMPPSRGPLELHDLRVAVRYRPAEKEHLVGGDWYDTVDLPSGHVLLCVGDVAGHGIDAATGMVALRNALRGLAATGAGPAQLLSWLNSVTHHLTENVTATAVCALYEPGTRLLRWARAGHLPPLLLRDESAIHLTPISGILLGALDQADYEEGEIELQSGDTLMLYTDGLIERKDRSLQASLDHLRITAQAHAPSRSDAVAELEHRLDHLLRHSSADTDDDTCLIGITVQ